The Candoia aspera isolate rCanAsp1 chromosome 6, rCanAsp1.hap2, whole genome shotgun sequence genome has a segment encoding these proteins:
- the LOC134499525 gene encoding carboxypeptidase N subunit 2-like codes for MAGWPCLLLLGFLVLALPRSTACPQLPPCQCFGNTTVFCSGKNLSGIPDEVLAHATQLFFVETSLDSLPCRAFARGGNGSRALSKLAFLDCPLRELSECALAGLPHLQELDIALSPLAGLPRGVLLGLDRLRRLAVRYSRLEALEEGLFDGTLGLEVLHLQGNRLAALPPQVLHPLTRLRSLSLSQNRLVELPAEAFGPLRHLRELRLSNNFLTHLPPRLFRPLSELRELFLDGNGLAQLPGGLFAGLPQLKRLHLQHNALQHLEPPALSPALPSLAFLSLDGNQLAELPEGLFWGTPSLVELSLAHNWLRELPEGLFGNLSDLSVLCLSHNHLTGVAAGAFRGLPSLARLQLSHNRLSLLPGAAFADLISLEALDLAGNRLESLPEGIFNANEVLVSLALGGNPWLCDCRLAPLADWLHSLDHPLSFRVFCQGPASLKGRTLLAARKERLLCPRQPGSPRCRREARGTSGESGALAQGT; via the coding sequence ATGGCCGGCTGGCCCTGCCTCCTGCTGCTTGGCTTCTTGGTGCTGGCCCTGCCAAGGAGCACTGCCTGCCCCCAACTGCCCCCATGCCAGTGCTTCGGCAACACCACCGTCTTCTGCTCGGGGAAGAACCTCTCGGGCATTCCGGATGAGGTCCTGGCCCACGCCACGCAGCTCTTCTTCGTGGAGACGTCGCTGGACTCCCTCCCATGCCGGGCCTTTGCCCGAGGCGGCAACGGCAGCCGCGCCCTCAGCAAGCTGGCCTTCCTGGACTGCCCCCTCCGCGAGCTGTCGGAATGTGCCCTGGCGGGGCTGCCCCATCTGCAGGAGCTGGACATCGCCCTCAGCCCACTGGCCGGTCTCCCTCGCGGTGTGCTCCTCGGCTTGGACCGCCTGCGCAGGCTGGCCGTCAGGTACAGCCGCCTCGAGGCCCTGGAGGAGGGGCTCTTCGACGGCACCCTGGGGCTCGAGGTGCTGCACCTGCAGGGGAACCGGCTGGCGGCTCTGCCCCCACAagtcctccatcccctcacccgccTCCGGTCCCTCTCCTTGTCTCAAAACCGGCTGGTGGAGCTGCCCGCTGAGGCGTTCGGGCCCCTACGGCACCTCCGGGAGCTGCGGCTGAGCAACAACTTCCTGACGCACCTCCCACCGCGGCTCTTCCGGCCCCTCTCGGAGCTCCGGGAGCTCTTCCTGGATGGGAACGGCCTGGCCCAGCTGCCTGGTGGCCTCTTCGCGGGGCTGCCCCAGCTGAAGCGGCTGCACCTGCAGCACAACGCCCTGCAGCACCTGGAGCCACCCGCCCTCTCCCCTGCGCTGCCCAGCTTGGCTTTCCTGAGCCTGGATGGGAACCAGCTGGCGGAGCTGCCTGAGGGGCTCTTCTGGGGGACCCCCAGCCTGGTGGAGCTCTCATTGGCCCACAACTGGCTGCGGGAGCTCCCGGAGGGGCTCTTCGGTAACCTCTCTGACCTGTCAGTCCTCTGCCTGTCCCACAACCACCTCACCGGGGTGGCCGCCGGCGCCTTCCGCGGCTTGCCCAGCCTGGCCCGGCTGCAGCTGAGCCACAAccgcctctccctcctccccgggGCAGCCTTTGCCGACCTCATCAGCCTGGAGGCCTTGGACCTTGCCGGCAACCGGCTGGAGAGCCTGCCGGAGGGGATCTTCAATGCCAATGAGGTCCTGGTCAGCCTGGCCCTGGGGGGCAATCCCTGGCTCTGCGACTGCCGCCTGGCACCCCTGGCAGACTGGCTGCACTCCCTGGACCACCCGCTCAGCTTCCGGGTCTTCTGTCAGGGTCCCGCCTCCTTGAAGGGCAGGACTCTCCTGGCTGCGAGGAAGGAGCGCCTGCTTTGCCCCCGTCAGCCTGGAAGCCCCCGTTGCCGAAGGGAGGCTCGGGGCACCTCCGGGGAGTCGGGCGCCCTGGCCCAGGGCACTTAG